In the genome of Amphiura filiformis chromosome 4, Afil_fr2py, whole genome shotgun sequence, one region contains:
- the LOC140151354 gene encoding josephin-2-like, whose amino-acid sequence MPIYHEKQKWELCALHALNNVFQDSQAFSKPQLDELCQSLSPGSVLNPHKSMLGLGNYDVNVIMAALQNKECDAVWWDKRRNLQQLQLDSIIGVIMNMPSPIQLGFVSVPIRRKHWITIRQIDNIYYNLDSKLNKPQTIGDTEAVRKYLQTQLKVKGCELLLVVEKEVADNRKWLREEGAQVEERMSELQDSASAAS is encoded by the exons ATGCCAATTTACCATGAGAAACAGAAGTGGGAATTATGTGCTCTGCATGCCCTCAACAATGTATTTCAGGATTCACAAGCTTTCAGCAAACCTCAGCTAGATGAACTTTGTCAGAG TTTGTCACCAGGTTCAGTTTTGAATCCGCACAAGAGCATGCTAGGTCTTGGTAACTATGATGTCAATGTCATCATGGCTGCACTACAGAATAAAGAATGTGACGCCGTATGGTGGGACAAAAGAAG aaatctgcagCAACTACAACTAGACAGCATAATTGGTGTCATCATGAATATGCCGTCACCCATCCAACTAGGTTTTGTTAGTGTGCCTATCCGTAGGAAGCACTGGATCACAATCAGACAAATAGACAACATATACTATAACCTGGACTCGAAACTTAACAAGCCACAAACTATCGGAGACACTGAAGCTGTACGCAAATATTTACAAACACAGCTTAAGGTCAAAGGTTGTGAACTCTTGTTGGTGGTGGAGAAAGAGGTCGCGGATAATCGTAAGTGGTTAAGGGAGGAAGGGGCACAGGTGGAAGAACGGATGAGTGAACTACAAGATTCAGCAAGTGCTGCCAGTTAG